The following coding sequences lie in one Stigmatopora argus isolate UIUO_Sarg chromosome 5, RoL_Sarg_1.0, whole genome shotgun sequence genomic window:
- the myo1ha gene encoding unconventional myosin-Ih, producing the protein MKLSVEMDMEGALNAREQVGIQDFVLLDETSEAAFLNNLKKRFSKDLIYTYIGTLLVSVNPYKELDIYNKKQMDVYMGVNFFELPPHIYALADNAYHTMLTEFSNHFILISGESGAGKTEASKKILQYYAVSCPSTALLNTVRDKMLMSNPVLEAFGNAKTLKNDNSSRFGKYMDIQFDGEGDAVGGHILNYLLEKSRVVHQNHGERNFHIFYQLLEGGEEDLLHQLGLERGCQRYSYLTQGECAVVPSINDKNDWKTVKNALEVFDIDATETNHLFGIVASVLHLGNVKFEPDSKGQATLNNKNAELRWVSNLLAVDAHSLQEGLTYRKIEAKTDQVLSPFSLDHAIYVRDALAKAIYGHTFTWLVNRINESMENTDPSRKTVIGLLDIYGFEVFNINSFEQFCINYCNEKLQQLFIQLTLKSEQEEYEAEDIEWEPVQFFNNKIICDLVEERHRGIISILDEECLRPGEATDLTFLERLEDKMGNHPHFVSHKLADKKTRRTLERGDFRLLHYAGEVTYCVVGFLDKNNDLLYKNIKDLISQSKNSIVRQCFSCTDPDSRRRPETVATQFKSSLLKLTEILVAKEAWYIRCLKSNESRKAGQFDEALIKHQIKYLGLMQHLRVRRAGFAYRRKYDVFLQRYKALCPATWPHWRGEPADGVLVLVQHLGYFPIEYKMGRTKIFIRHPRTLYATEDAFEKCKHQLATRLQAKYKGYRAKGEFRKQKEAATKIETCWRGVQARKERDKRAWAVKIIKEFIKGYLTRGQAKVTDNSEYLAFVRQNYLNRLKKNLPKNVLDKTTWLSPPHVLAETSEILRKLHYRLMVRKYVRGITPQRKTQLQMKYIASSMFKGKKESYPQYVAQPFLDMRISEEDIHMKVLQMIRNEQIKYSVPMIKYDRNGFKTRPRQLIFTRTAAYMVEEAKIKQRIVYTALKGISISNLTDSIVVLHVICEDPKEKGDLVLQCSHLYELVTKLSIIANKQDVVRVVQGSIKIEFQPGKESVVEFSTGPEPMVYKAKNGHLMVVATRARPR; encoded by the exons ATGAAACTCAGT GTGGAGATGGACATGGAAGGTGCTCTTAATGCCAGAGAGCAGGTAGGAATTCAAGACTTTGTTCTCCTGGATGAGACCTCGGAAGCAGCCTTCCTCAACAATCTTAAGAAACGCTTCAGCAAGGATCTCATTTAT ACCTACATTGGTACTTTGCTGGTGTCTGTAAACCCTTATAAGGAGTTGGATATCTACAACAAGAAACAAATGGATGTATACATGGGGGTGAACTTTTTTGAGCTTCCACCTCACAT CTACGCGCTTGCTGACAACGCCTACCACACCATGCTGACTGAGTTCAGCAATCACTTCATCCTGATCTCAGGAGAAAGCGGCGCGGGGAAGACGGAAGCCTCCAAGAAGATTCTACAGTATTATGCGGTCAGCTGTCCGAGTACCGCTCTTCTAAACACTGTCAGAGACAAGATGCTCATGTCCAATCCTGTCCTGGAG GCTTTTGGAAATgccaaaacactgaaaaatgacaattcaaGCCGCTTTGGGAAGTATATGGACATTCAGTTTGATGGTGAG GGGGATGCAGTTGGTGGCCACATCTTGAATTACCTGCTTGAGAAGTCAAGGGTGGTGCATCAGAACCATGGAGAGAGGAACTTTCATATTTTCTACCAACTTTTAGAAGGGGGAGAAGAGGACTTGTTGCACCAGCTGGGACTTGAAAGGGGCTGCCAGCGTTACAGCTACCTTACACAG GGAGAGTGCGCCGTTGTGCCTTCCATCAATGACAAAAATGACTGGAAGACCGTTAAAAATGCTCTAGAGGTTTTCGACATTGATGCAACTGAAACGAAT CACTTGTTTGGGATTGTGGCGAGTGTTCTTCACCTGGGCAACGTTAAGTTTGAGCCTGACAGTAAAGGCCAGGCCACccttaacaacaaaaatgcagaGTTGCGCTGGGTCTCCAAT cttcttgCGGTTGATGCTCACAGTTTACAAGAAGGTCTCACTTACAGGAAGATTGAAGCTAAAACAGACCAG GTACTCAGTCCATTTAGCTTGGATCACGCCATCTATGTGAGGGATGCCCTGGCTAAAGCTATATACGGACATACCTTCACTTGGCTGGTCAACAGGATAAATGAGTCTATGGAGAACACT GATCCTTCAAGGAAAACTGTCATTGGACTTTTGGACATCTACGGTTTTGAGGTTTTTAATATCAACAG tTTTGAACAATTCTGCATTAACTACTGCAATGAGAAGCTGCAGCAACTTTTCATCCAGCTCACACTCAAGTCAGAGCAGGAAGAATACGAAGCGGAGGATATTGAA TGGGAGCCGGTGCAGTTCTTCAATAACAAGATTATCTGTGACCTCGTGGAGGAGAGACACCGAGGAATTATATCAATCCTG GATGAGGAGTGCCTCAGGCCAGGAGAAGCTACAGACCTGACTTTCCTGGAGAGACTGGAGGATAAAATGGGGAATCACCCTCACTTTGTCTC TCACAAGCTGGCAGACAAAAAAACACGAAGGACGCTGGAGAGAGGAGATTTTCGTCTATTGCATTATGCTGGAGAGGTCACCTATTGTGTTGTGG gttttttggacaaaaacaacgacctcttatataaaaatattaaagat CTGATAAGTCAATCCAAAAACAGCATTGTCAGGCAGTGCTTCTCCTGCACGGACCCAGACAGCAGGCGGAGACCAGAAACG GTGGCCACCCAATTTAAGAGCAGCCTGCTGAAGCTGACAGAGATCCTCGTAGCCAAAGAAGCATGGTACATACGTTGCCTTAAATCCAATGAGTCCAGGAAAGCAG GGCAGTTTGATGAAGCACTGATCAAACACCAGATTAAATATCTGGGCCTGATGCAGCACCTGAGAGTCAGACGTGCTGGTTTTGCTTACAGACGGAAGTACGATGTCTTTTTGCAGCG ATATAAAGCTCTGTGCCCAGCCACATGGCCGCACTGGAGAGGAGAGCCTGCTGACGGAGTTTTGGTGCTGGTTCAACACCTGGGCTATTTTCCAATTGAATACAAAATGGGAAG gACGAAAATATTCATCCGCCATCCCAGAACCCTGTATGCTACCGAGGACGCTTTTGAAAAGTGTAAACATCAACTGG CAACAAGACTCCAGGCCAAATACAAAGGCTACCGGGCAAAGGGCGAGTTCAGAAAACAGAAGGAGGCCG CCACAAAAATTGAGACCTGCTGGAGAGGAGTGCAGGCAAGAAAGGAGAGAGACAAGCGAGCATGGGCAGTCAAAATCATTAAAGA atttatCAAAGGTTACCTGACCAGAGGCCAGGCAAAAGTCACAGATAACTCTGAATATTTGGCCTTTGTGAGACAGAATTACCTCAACAGGCTCAAAAAGAACTTGCCAAAAAACGTTCTGGATAAAACCACGTGGCTGTCTCCACCTCACGTGTTGGCCGAG ACATCAGAAATACTTCGTAAATTGCACTACCGTCTCATGGTGCGGAAATACGTTAGAGGAATTACACCCCAGAGAAAAACACAG CTCCAGATGAAATACATTGCCAGCTCAATGTTTAAAGGGAAAAAGGAAAGTTATCCTCAATATGTGGCCCAACCTTTTCTGGACATGAGAATCA GTGAAGAAGACATTCATATGAAGGTCCTGCAAATGATTCGTAATGAGCAAATCAAG TACAGCGTTCCGATGATTAAATACGACAGAAACGGTTTCAAAACCAGGCCCCGGCAGCTCATTTTCACGCGTACGGCAGCCTATATGGTTGAGGAGGCAAAGATCAAACAAAGGATTGTTTACACTGCCCTTAAAG GGATTTCCATCAGTAATTTGACAGACAGCATCGTTGTGTTACACGTCATTTGTGAAGACCCCAAAGAGAAG GGAGATCTTGTACTGCAGTGCAGCCACTTGTATGAGCTGGTGACCAAACTCAGTATCATTGCTAACAAACAGGATGTGGTCAGGGTGGTTCAGGGCAg TATCAAGATAGAATTTCAACCTGGGAAAGAGAGCGTGGTCGAATTCAGCACGGGCCCGGAGCCAATGGTGTACAAGGCCAAGAATGGACACCTCATGGTG GTTGCCACTCGGGCTCGGCCGAGGTAA
- the foxn4 gene encoding forkhead box protein N4 isoform X1: MEMPPVLFELDLTAMSTPPLLPLPLTLLLLSLQRLLTTDPSQLREEDLPGDLQSLSWLTSVDVPRLQQMVDGRGHSNGPSQGSLLEQQTAQLSSMAMTGGQSSMLHLQSNMQPSPLGISIINTHSGTMPPFSISGISSSGYQCPTSVYQSAPQQVYSLTQTGQQCSTGGLYSNVSFNNQSLFAQPHLAPQEPDLQPKCFPKPIYSYSCLIAMALKNSKTGSLPVSEIYSFMKEHFPYFKTAPDGWKNSVRHNLSLNKCFEKVENKTSSSSRKGCLWALNPAKIDKMEEEMQKWKRKDLPAIRRSMANPDELDKLITDRPENCRRKVIEPVMTRLPSCPTGLSLTAQMQRPQPIVTLSLPCIPMHQHHQIQAQLQAQARLAPMSPAPAQTPPLHTVPDLSRSPPSQQPSKPPDDFYSVQVDSHTEVDALDPSIMDFALQGNLWEEMKDDSFNLDALGTFSNSPLRLSDCDLGSSLPPASSGASLSLSDVQVTGLYTSYTSQDTLASQYMSSPASSKPIVLL, from the exons ATGGAAATGCCACCTGTGCTCTTTGAGCTGGATCTGACAGCCATGTCGACCCCTCCCCTGCTCCCCCTTCCCTTAACCCTCCTTCTTCTATCCCTCCAAAGGCTTCTGACCACGGACCCCTCCCAACTGAGGGAGGAGGACCTCCCTGGGGACCTGCAGTCTCTATCATGGCTCACCTCGGTGGATGTGCCACGACTGCAGCAGATGGTGGATGGCCGTGGTCACAGTAATGGGCCCTCCCAGGGCAGCTTGTTGGAGCAACAGACAG CCCAACTGAGCAGCATGGCCATGACAGGAGGTCAGTCCTCCATGCTCCACCTGCAAAGCAACATGCAGCCTAGCCCACTGGGAATCAGCATCATCAACACCCACAGTGGAACA atgcctcCCTTCTCCATTTCTGGCATATCTTCATCAGGGTACCAGTGCCCTACTTCAGTGTACCAGTCAGCACCACAGCAGGTGTACTCACTAACCCAAACTGGGCAACAG TGCTCAACAGGTGGGCTGTACAGCAATGTCTCTTTCAACAACCAAAGTCTATTTGCACAACCTCACCTGGCTCCACAAGAACCAGACCTGCAGCCAAAATGTTTCCCAAAGCCCATCTACTCCTACAG CTGTTTGATTGCCATGGCTTTGAAGAACAGCAAAACCGGCAGCCTTCCAGTCAGTGAGATCTATAGCTTTATGAAGGAACACTTCCCTTATTTCAAG ACAGCGCCAGACGGATGGAAGAACTCAGTCAGACATAACCTGTCTTTAAATAAGTGTTTCGAGAAAGTGGAGAACAAGACAAGCAGCTCCTCCAGGAAGGGCTGCCTGTGGGCACTAAATCCGGCCAAGATCGAcaagatggaggaagagatgcaGAAGTGGAAGCGCAAGGATCTTCCGGCTATCCGCCGCAGCATGGCTAATCCAG ATGAGCTGGACAAACTGATAACAGATCGCCCTGAAAACTGCAGACGGAAGGTCATAGAACCGGTCATGACACGACTGCCCAGCTGTCCAACGGGCCTCTCTCTGACGGCCCAGATGCAGCGTCCCCAGCCCATCGTGACCCTCTCGCTGCCGTGTATCCCGATGCACCAGCACCATCAGATCCAAGCCCAGCTCCAGGCTCAAGCTCGCTTGGCCCCAATGTCCCCGGCTCCTGCCCAAACACCCCCACTGCACACGGTGCCCGACCTCTCTCGGAGTCCGCCAAGCCAGCAACCCAGCAAGCCTCCTGATGACTTTTACAGTGTACAAGTTGATAGCCACACAGAGGTGGATGCGCTGGACCCTAGCATCATGGATTTTGCTCTTCAAG GTAACCTGTGGGAGGAAATGAAGGACGACAGCTTTAACTTAGATGCATTGGGCACGTTCAGTAATTCCCCGCTGCGACTATCAGACTGTGATTTGGGGAGCAGCCTCCCTCCTGCCTCCAGCGGAGCAAGCCTGTCGCTGTCAGACGTACAGGTGACGGGTCTGTACACGTCCTACACGTCACAGGACACCCTCGCCTCACAATATATGAGCTCGCCAGCCAGCAGCAAGCCCATCGTCTTGCTTTAG
- the kctd10 gene encoding BTB/POZ domain-containing adapter for CUL3-mediated RhoA degradation protein 3 codes for MEEMSGESAVSSAVPPATTRTTSFKGSSPSSKYVKLNVGGALYYTTMQTLTKQDTMLKAMFSGRMEVLTDSEGWILIDRCGKHFGTILNYLRDGAVPLPDSRRETEELLAEAKYYLVQGLADECTAALQNKETYEPLCKVPLMTSSKEEQKLIATSNKPTVKLLYNRSNNKYSYTSNSDDNMLKNIELFDKLSLRFNGRVLFIKDVIGDEICCWSFYGQGRKIAEVCCTSIVYATEKKQTKVEFPEARIYEETLNILLYESHDGRGPDNALLEATGGAAGRSHHLDEDDERERIERVRRIHIKRPDDRTHHHQ; via the exons ATG GAAGAGATGTCAGGAGAGAGTGCCGTGAGTTCGGCGGTGCCGCCAGCTACGACCCGGACCACATCCTTTAAAGGGTCCAGCCCCAGCTCAAAATACGTCAAGTTAAATGTGGGTGGGGCCCTGTACTACACAACAATGCAGACTCTGACAAAGCAGGACACCATGCTTAAAGCCATGTTCAGTGGTAGAATGGAGGTCCTCACTGACAGTGAAG GTTGGATTTTGATCGATCGCTGTGGCAAACATTTCGGGACCATCCTGAACTACCTGAGGGACGGAGCGGTGCCGTTGCCGGATAGCCGGCGGGAAACCGAAGAGCTGCTTGCAGAAGCCAAGTATTATCTGGTCCAAGGCCTCGCTGATGAATGCACAGCTGCCCTGCAG aacaaagaaacaTATGAACCTCTGTGTAAAGTGCCTCTGATGACCTCTTCTAAGGAGGAGCAGAAGCTTATTGCGACTTCAAATAAG CCTACGGTCAAACTGTTGTACAATAGAAGCAATAACAAGTATTCCTACACCAG CAATTCCGACGACAACATGCTGAAAAATATCGAGCTGTTCGACAAGCTGTCATTGCGCTTCAACGGCCGCGTACTCTTCATCAAAGACGTGATCGGGGACGAGATCTGCTGTTGGTCCTTCTACGGACAGGGTCGCAAAATCGCTGAGGTGTGCTGCACCTCCATCGTCTATGCCACCGAAAAGAAGCAGACAAAG GTGGAGTTCCCCGAAGCCCGCATCTATGAGGAAACTCTCAACATCCTCCTGTACGAATCCCACGACGGGAGGGGACCGGACAACGCTCTACTGGAGGCGACAGGGGGCGCTGCCGGGCGATCACATCATCTGGACGAAGACGACGAGCGCGAACGAATCGAGCGCGTTCGTCGGATCCACATCAAACGCCCCGATGATCGCACGCACCACCACCAGTGA
- the foxn4 gene encoding forkhead box protein N4 isoform X2 gives MIEGGITSRMSGIIEDAGHHPSPQDYRLLTTDPSQLREEDLPGDLQSLSWLTSVDVPRLQQMVDGRGHSNGPSQGSLLEQQTAQLSSMAMTGGQSSMLHLQSNMQPSPLGISIINTHSGTMPPFSISGISSSGYQCPTSVYQSAPQQVYSLTQTGQQCSTGGLYSNVSFNNQSLFAQPHLAPQEPDLQPKCFPKPIYSYSCLIAMALKNSKTGSLPVSEIYSFMKEHFPYFKTAPDGWKNSVRHNLSLNKCFEKVENKTSSSSRKGCLWALNPAKIDKMEEEMQKWKRKDLPAIRRSMANPDELDKLITDRPENCRRKVIEPVMTRLPSCPTGLSLTAQMQRPQPIVTLSLPCIPMHQHHQIQAQLQAQARLAPMSPAPAQTPPLHTVPDLSRSPPSQQPSKPPDDFYSVQVDSHTEVDALDPSIMDFALQGNLWEEMKDDSFNLDALGTFSNSPLRLSDCDLGSSLPPASSGASLSLSDVQVTGLYTSYTSQDTLASQYMSSPASSKPIVLL, from the exons ATGATAGAAGGTGGAATTACATCCAGGATGTCAGGAATAATTGAGGATGCTGGTCATCATCCATCTCCACAAGATTACAG GCTTCTGACCACGGACCCCTCCCAACTGAGGGAGGAGGACCTCCCTGGGGACCTGCAGTCTCTATCATGGCTCACCTCGGTGGATGTGCCACGACTGCAGCAGATGGTGGATGGCCGTGGTCACAGTAATGGGCCCTCCCAGGGCAGCTTGTTGGAGCAACAGACAG CCCAACTGAGCAGCATGGCCATGACAGGAGGTCAGTCCTCCATGCTCCACCTGCAAAGCAACATGCAGCCTAGCCCACTGGGAATCAGCATCATCAACACCCACAGTGGAACA atgcctcCCTTCTCCATTTCTGGCATATCTTCATCAGGGTACCAGTGCCCTACTTCAGTGTACCAGTCAGCACCACAGCAGGTGTACTCACTAACCCAAACTGGGCAACAG TGCTCAACAGGTGGGCTGTACAGCAATGTCTCTTTCAACAACCAAAGTCTATTTGCACAACCTCACCTGGCTCCACAAGAACCAGACCTGCAGCCAAAATGTTTCCCAAAGCCCATCTACTCCTACAG CTGTTTGATTGCCATGGCTTTGAAGAACAGCAAAACCGGCAGCCTTCCAGTCAGTGAGATCTATAGCTTTATGAAGGAACACTTCCCTTATTTCAAG ACAGCGCCAGACGGATGGAAGAACTCAGTCAGACATAACCTGTCTTTAAATAAGTGTTTCGAGAAAGTGGAGAACAAGACAAGCAGCTCCTCCAGGAAGGGCTGCCTGTGGGCACTAAATCCGGCCAAGATCGAcaagatggaggaagagatgcaGAAGTGGAAGCGCAAGGATCTTCCGGCTATCCGCCGCAGCATGGCTAATCCAG ATGAGCTGGACAAACTGATAACAGATCGCCCTGAAAACTGCAGACGGAAGGTCATAGAACCGGTCATGACACGACTGCCCAGCTGTCCAACGGGCCTCTCTCTGACGGCCCAGATGCAGCGTCCCCAGCCCATCGTGACCCTCTCGCTGCCGTGTATCCCGATGCACCAGCACCATCAGATCCAAGCCCAGCTCCAGGCTCAAGCTCGCTTGGCCCCAATGTCCCCGGCTCCTGCCCAAACACCCCCACTGCACACGGTGCCCGACCTCTCTCGGAGTCCGCCAAGCCAGCAACCCAGCAAGCCTCCTGATGACTTTTACAGTGTACAAGTTGATAGCCACACAGAGGTGGATGCGCTGGACCCTAGCATCATGGATTTTGCTCTTCAAG GTAACCTGTGGGAGGAAATGAAGGACGACAGCTTTAACTTAGATGCATTGGGCACGTTCAGTAATTCCCCGCTGCGACTATCAGACTGTGATTTGGGGAGCAGCCTCCCTCCTGCCTCCAGCGGAGCAAGCCTGTCGCTGTCAGACGTACAGGTGACGGGTCTGTACACGTCCTACACGTCACAGGACACCCTCGCCTCACAATATATGAGCTCGCCAGCCAGCAGCAAGCCCATCGTCTTGCTTTAG